In Hymenobacter sublimis, a single genomic region encodes these proteins:
- a CDS encoding M1 family metallopeptidase: MTKAFLLSLGLLAAAPALAQSSAARPDSAATLPYRESARKINALVHTKLDVRFDYAKRQLLGREWVTLQPVAYATDSLRLDAKGMDIKSVTMVNGTATSTLKYDYNQEQLLVHLDKLYTPGQQYTVYIEYVAKPDELKTKGSQAITDAKGLYFINPDSTEAGKPRQIWTQGETEASSAWFPTIDKPNQKTTAEISMTVPARYVTLSNGRLDAQKQNPDGTRTDTWKQELPHSPYLFMMAVGDFKITKDTWRGKEVSYYLEPKYAPFAKQIFGNTPEMLEFFSRRLGVDYAWNKYAQIVVRDYVSGAMENTSATLHGEFLQKDARELLDAEYANGESVIAHELFHQWFGDLVTAESWSNLTVNESFADFSEALWAEYKYGQDAGDAHAYMNMRNYLRSPADAQKNLVRFHYADKEDMFDLVSYQKGGQILNMLRNYLTDDVFFKGLTKYLSDNKFGNGEAHQLRLAMEAVSGQDLNWFFNQWYFGAGHPVVTIDYAYDAGRKEQTVTVRQTQPGRVFQLPMAVELYVNGKPQRHQVMLRQATETLRFPAASKPSLVNVDADKVLLWQKTDNKPLAGFAYQYKNAPRFVDRREAVAAAAQLPPTDAAARQLLLSALSDKYAGLRLTALSGLKLDDKAVQKAAAPVIRKQLAQEKNTNNQAALLLSLAQLKEKKDQKVFTQALNSQSYAVQGAALQGLAAVQPQQAVARAQALQKDARGSLAASVAAVYAEHGNASTWAYVRDQFDTAGPQGKFQMLESLVGFMSRLNDVTVLNEGVERLQKLAVQYKKYGVDEPILAMLDKVQQNKPADQKATVQTAIQAIKQAQ, from the coding sequence ATGACCAAAGCTTTCCTGCTAAGCCTCGGCCTGCTGGCAGCGGCCCCCGCCCTGGCCCAGTCGTCGGCCGCCCGCCCCGATTCTGCCGCTACCCTTCCCTACCGCGAATCAGCCCGCAAAATCAACGCGCTGGTGCACACCAAGCTTGATGTGCGCTTCGACTACGCCAAGCGTCAGCTGCTGGGCCGCGAGTGGGTGACCTTGCAGCCCGTGGCGTATGCTACCGACTCGCTGCGCCTCGATGCCAAGGGCATGGATATCAAGTCGGTGACTATGGTAAACGGCACGGCTACTTCAACATTGAAGTACGACTACAACCAGGAGCAGCTGCTGGTGCACCTGGACAAGCTGTACACGCCCGGCCAGCAATACACCGTGTACATTGAGTACGTGGCCAAGCCCGACGAGCTGAAAACCAAAGGCAGCCAGGCCATTACCGACGCCAAAGGCTTGTACTTCATCAACCCCGACAGCACCGAAGCCGGCAAGCCCCGCCAGATCTGGACCCAGGGCGAGACGGAGGCCAGCTCGGCTTGGTTTCCGACCATCGACAAGCCCAACCAGAAGACGACGGCTGAAATCAGCATGACGGTGCCCGCCCGCTACGTCACGCTCAGCAACGGCCGCCTCGACGCGCAAAAGCAGAACCCCGACGGCACCCGCACCGATACCTGGAAGCAGGAGCTGCCCCACTCGCCCTACCTGTTCATGATGGCTGTGGGCGACTTCAAGATTACCAAGGATACCTGGCGGGGTAAGGAGGTCAGCTACTACCTCGAACCCAAGTACGCGCCCTTCGCCAAGCAGATTTTCGGCAACACGCCCGAAATGCTGGAGTTTTTCTCCCGCCGCCTCGGTGTGGACTACGCCTGGAACAAGTACGCCCAGATTGTGGTGCGCGACTACGTGAGCGGGGCCATGGAAAACACCTCGGCTACCCTGCACGGCGAATTTTTGCAGAAAGATGCCCGCGAGCTACTCGACGCCGAGTATGCCAACGGCGAGTCGGTTATTGCCCACGAGCTGTTTCACCAGTGGTTCGGCGACCTGGTAACGGCCGAAAGCTGGAGCAACCTGACTGTAAACGAGTCGTTTGCCGATTTTTCGGAGGCACTGTGGGCCGAGTACAAGTACGGCCAGGACGCCGGCGACGCCCACGCCTACATGAACATGCGCAACTACCTGCGCAGCCCGGCTGACGCGCAGAAAAACTTGGTGCGCTTCCACTATGCCGATAAGGAGGACATGTTTGACTTGGTCAGCTACCAGAAGGGCGGCCAAATTCTGAACATGCTGCGCAACTACCTCACCGACGACGTTTTCTTTAAAGGTCTAACCAAATACCTAAGCGACAACAAGTTCGGCAATGGCGAGGCCCACCAGTTGCGCTTAGCCATGGAGGCCGTATCGGGCCAGGATCTGAACTGGTTTTTCAACCAGTGGTACTTCGGCGCCGGCCACCCCGTCGTCACCATCGACTACGCCTACGATGCCGGCCGTAAGGAGCAAACCGTGACCGTCCGGCAAACGCAGCCCGGCCGGGTATTTCAGTTGCCGATGGCCGTGGAGCTGTACGTGAACGGCAAGCCCCAGCGCCACCAAGTAATGTTACGCCAGGCTACCGAAACCCTACGCTTCCCGGCGGCCAGCAAGCCTAGCCTGGTGAATGTGGATGCCGATAAGGTGCTACTCTGGCAAAAAACCGACAATAAGCCCCTGGCGGGGTTTGCCTACCAGTACAAAAATGCCCCGCGCTTCGTGGACCGCCGCGAGGCCGTAGCGGCCGCGGCCCAGCTGCCTCCCACCGATGCCGCTGCCCGTCAGCTCCTACTCTCGGCCCTGAGCGACAAGTACGCCGGCCTGCGCCTCACGGCCCTCTCGGGTCTTAAGCTCGATGATAAGGCCGTGCAGAAAGCAGCCGCGCCAGTTATCCGGAAGCAGTTGGCTCAGGAAAAAAACACCAACAACCAGGCGGCTCTGCTGCTGTCCTTGGCTCAGTTAAAGGAAAAGAAAGACCAGAAGGTTTTCACCCAGGCCCTGAATAGCCAGTCGTACGCGGTACAGGGAGCGGCTTTGCAGGGCCTAGCGGCCGTGCAGCCCCAACAGGCGGTGGCCCGCGCCCAGGCGTTGCAAAAAGATGCTCGTGGTAGCCTTGCCGCTTCTGTTGCAGCCGTTTATGCCGAGCACGGCAACGCCAGTACCTGGGCCTACGTGCGCGACCAGTTTGATACCGCTGGCCCCCAGGGCAAGTTCCAGATGCTGGAAAGCCTAGTTGGGTTCATGTCGCGCCTCAACGATGTGACTGTACTTAACGAGGGCGTGGAGCGCCTGCAAAAGCTGGCCGTTCAGTACAAAAAATACGGGGTGGACGAGCCTATTCTGGCCATGCTCGACAAGGTGCAGCAAAACAAGCCTGCTGACCAGAAAGCCACGGTGCAGACCGCCATTCAGGCCATTAAGCAGGCCCAGTAA
- a CDS encoding pyruvate carboxylase, which translates to MNICKLLVANRGEIAIRVLRAATELGIQTVAIYTYEDRYSLHRYKADEAYQVGRDDEPLKPYLDIEGIIRTAKENGADAIHPGYGFLSENAMLARRCGEEGIIFVGPRPEVMEALGDKVAAKKVAVSCQVPIIESSQQDLTDLSIALEEAHRIGYPVMLKAASGGGGRGMRVIRDDEQLERGFFEARNEALKAFGDDTVFLEKFVEQPKHIEVQLVADNHGGLMHLYERDCSVQRRYQKVVEVAPSLNLPDHMRHLLYEYALRLGRAVNYNNVGTVEFLVNPEQDRIYFIEVNPRIQVEHTVTEMITGVDLIKTQLHIADGRRLTDPEIGLGPDVKPMKIGVAIQCRITTEDPEQDFKPDYGTITAYRSAGGFGIRLDQGSVYTGVKVSPFFDSLLVKVSTHAPTLAEAAQKMARTLDEFRLRGVSTNIQFLQNIIANPVFMAGEANVDFIKDHPELFKFKARQDRATKVLSFLGDVIVNGNPDVRGHLDPKRELRKPLLPEADLTLAPPPGTKQKLTELGPEGFAQWLRAEKQIHFTDTTLRDAHQSLLATRMRTFDMLKVAGRYAQQHPQTFSLECWGGATFDVALRFLHEDPWERLAKLRAAVPNILLQMLIRGANGVGYKAYPDNLTERFVQQAAETGIDVFRIFDSLNWMPGMEACIGFVRNKTDRLAEASICYTGDILDPKRNQKYSLDYYLRLARQIEDAGAHILCIKDMAGLLKPYAAQELITALRDTVSLPIHLHTHDTSSLQAATYLKAVEAGVDVIDVALGSLSGLTSQPNFNSITEMLRGQERHREFNQHSLNEFSNYWDTVREQYYPFESGLKAGTSEVFQHEIPGGQYSNLRPQAASLGLLDKFETVKTTFADVNQLFGDIIKVTPSSKVVGDMALFLVSNNLTTADVLEKGATLSFPESVRELFRGDIGQPEGGWPQDVQRVILKDEQPFTDRPNEHLAPINFEQEWQKFEEKFGQRAKFTDLLSWLLYPKVFEQYWQHQQQFGDVSVIPTQAFFYGLQPGEETIIEIARGKSIIVGLQSIGPVNEDGCRTIFFSLNGQTRNLEIRDTSVEVKRVLNPKADKANPKQVGAPLQGLLSKVLVASGQPVKRNAPLFIIEAMKMETTITATDDTTVQAVNLPEGTLVNADDLVLTLG; encoded by the coding sequence ATGAATATTTGCAAACTGCTGGTCGCCAACCGGGGCGAAATTGCTATTCGCGTGCTGCGCGCGGCTACGGAGCTGGGCATCCAGACGGTCGCCATTTACACCTACGAGGACCGGTACTCCCTGCACCGCTACAAGGCCGACGAAGCCTACCAAGTGGGCCGCGACGACGAGCCGCTCAAGCCCTACCTCGACATTGAAGGCATCATCCGCACGGCCAAGGAAAACGGGGCCGACGCCATCCACCCGGGCTACGGCTTCCTCTCGGAAAACGCCATGCTGGCCCGCCGTTGCGGGGAGGAAGGCATCATCTTCGTGGGGCCCCGGCCGGAAGTTATGGAAGCTCTCGGCGACAAGGTAGCGGCTAAAAAAGTGGCTGTATCGTGCCAGGTGCCCATCATTGAGAGCAGCCAGCAGGACCTCACCGACCTGAGCATCGCCCTGGAGGAAGCCCACCGTATTGGCTACCCCGTGATGCTAAAAGCCGCCAGCGGGGGTGGGGGGCGCGGCATGCGCGTCATTCGGGACGATGAGCAGCTGGAGCGGGGTTTCTTCGAGGCCCGCAACGAAGCCCTGAAAGCCTTCGGCGACGACACCGTGTTTCTGGAGAAGTTCGTGGAGCAGCCCAAGCACATTGAGGTGCAGTTGGTAGCTGACAACCACGGCGGGCTCATGCACCTGTACGAGCGCGATTGTTCAGTGCAGCGGCGCTACCAGAAGGTAGTGGAAGTGGCGCCCTCCCTAAACCTACCCGACCACATGCGCCACCTCCTGTATGAGTATGCGCTGCGCCTGGGCCGGGCCGTGAACTACAACAACGTGGGCACCGTGGAATTCCTGGTAAACCCCGAGCAGGACCGCATCTACTTCATTGAGGTAAACCCGCGCATTCAGGTGGAACATACCGTTACGGAGATGATTACGGGTGTGGATCTGATTAAAACCCAGCTTCACATTGCCGATGGCCGCCGCCTCACCGACCCGGAAATTGGGCTGGGGCCCGACGTAAAGCCCATGAAAATTGGGGTAGCCATCCAGTGCCGTATCACTACCGAAGACCCTGAGCAGGATTTTAAGCCCGACTACGGCACCATTACGGCCTACCGCTCGGCGGGCGGCTTTGGTATTCGGCTGGATCAGGGTTCGGTGTACACCGGCGTGAAGGTGTCGCCCTTTTTTGACTCCCTGCTGGTAAAGGTGTCGACGCACGCGCCCACGCTGGCCGAAGCGGCTCAGAAGATGGCCCGCACCCTCGACGAGTTCCGGCTGCGTGGGGTGAGCACCAACATTCAGTTCCTGCAGAACATCATTGCTAACCCGGTGTTCATGGCTGGCGAGGCCAACGTGGACTTTATCAAGGACCACCCCGAGCTGTTCAAGTTCAAAGCCCGCCAAGACCGCGCCACCAAGGTGCTCAGCTTCCTCGGCGACGTTATCGTGAACGGCAACCCCGATGTGCGCGGCCACCTCGACCCCAAGCGCGAACTGCGCAAGCCCCTGCTACCCGAAGCCGACCTGACCCTGGCCCCGCCCCCCGGCACCAAGCAGAAACTCACCGAACTGGGCCCCGAAGGCTTTGCCCAGTGGCTACGGGCCGAAAAGCAGATTCATTTCACCGACACCACCCTGCGCGATGCCCACCAGAGTCTGCTGGCCACGCGCATGCGCACCTTTGACATGCTGAAGGTTGCGGGCCGCTACGCCCAGCAGCACCCCCAAACCTTTTCGCTGGAATGCTGGGGCGGCGCCACTTTCGACGTGGCCCTGCGCTTTTTGCACGAAGACCCCTGGGAGCGGCTGGCCAAGCTGCGCGCCGCCGTGCCTAACATTCTGCTCCAAATGCTAATTCGCGGGGCTAACGGCGTGGGCTACAAGGCCTACCCCGACAACCTCACGGAACGTTTTGTGCAGCAAGCCGCCGAAACCGGCATCGATGTGTTCCGCATTTTCGACTCCCTGAACTGGATGCCCGGCATGGAAGCCTGCATCGGCTTCGTGCGCAACAAAACGGACCGTTTGGCCGAGGCCAGCATCTGCTATACCGGCGACATTCTCGACCCCAAGCGCAACCAGAAGTATTCCCTCGATTACTACCTGCGCCTGGCCCGGCAAATTGAGGACGCTGGCGCCCACATCCTCTGCATCAAGGACATGGCCGGTCTGCTGAAGCCTTACGCTGCCCAGGAGCTAATTACGGCCCTGCGCGACACCGTCAGCCTGCCCATTCACCTGCACACCCACGACACGAGCAGCCTGCAGGCCGCTACCTATCTGAAAGCCGTGGAAGCCGGCGTCGACGTTATCGACGTGGCCCTGGGTAGCCTTTCGGGGCTGACCTCTCAGCCCAACTTCAATTCCATAACGGAAATGCTACGCGGGCAGGAGCGCCACCGTGAGTTCAACCAACACTCCCTCAACGAGTTCAGCAACTACTGGGATACTGTGCGCGAGCAATACTACCCCTTCGAGTCGGGCCTAAAGGCGGGCACTTCCGAAGTGTTTCAGCACGAAATTCCGGGCGGGCAGTACTCCAACCTGCGGCCCCAGGCGGCCTCGCTGGGCCTGCTTGATAAGTTTGAAACCGTTAAAACCACCTTCGCCGACGTCAACCAGTTGTTTGGCGACATCATCAAAGTTACGCCCAGCTCGAAGGTGGTAGGAGACATGGCCTTGTTCCTGGTTTCCAACAACCTAACCACGGCTGATGTGCTGGAAAAAGGCGCCACGCTGAGCTTCCCCGAATCGGTGCGGGAGCTGTTCCGCGGCGACATTGGCCAGCCTGAAGGCGGCTGGCCCCAGGATGTGCAACGTGTCATCCTCAAGGATGAGCAGCCCTTCACCGACCGGCCCAACGAGCACCTGGCTCCCATTAACTTCGAGCAGGAGTGGCAGAAGTTTGAAGAGAAATTCGGGCAGCGCGCCAAGTTCACAGATCTGCTGTCCTGGCTGCTCTACCCCAAGGTGTTTGAGCAGTACTGGCAGCACCAGCAGCAGTTCGGCGACGTGTCCGTTATTCCCACCCAAGCGTTCTTCTACGGCTTGCAGCCTGGCGAGGAAACCATCATCGAAATAGCCCGCGGCAAGAGCATCATCGTGGGCCTGCAAAGCATTGGGCCGGTAAACGAGGACGGCTGCCGCACCATTTTCTTTTCCCTCAACGGCCAGACCCGCAACCTGGAAATCCGGGATACCAGTGTGGAAGTCAAGCGCGTACTCAACCCCAAGGCCGATAAAGCCAACCCCAAGCAGGTAGGCGCGCCCTTGCAGGGCCTGCTCTCCAAGGTATTAGTGGCGAGTGGACAGCCGGTTAAGCGCAACGCCCCGCTGTTCATCATCGAGGCCATGAAGATGGAAACCACCATCACGGCCACCGACGATACCACCGTGCAGGCCGTGAACCTACCGGAAGGTACGCTAGTGAATGCCGATGATTTGGTCCTGACCCTGGGGTAG
- a CDS encoding electron transfer flavoprotein subunit alpha/FixB family protein, translated as MSVLVVVECDGGEVKKSSLEVASYGSQVAQLLGTSATAVAVGEATEANLAKLGEQGITKVLYDAEPRLKDFVNGAYTKLIAAAAQQEDAKVIVLANSNIGAAVGSRLSVRLQASLATNVVELPKADGGSFTVKRGAFSGKAFADVTLAGERKIIAVKKNSIEALHEAGKTAEVVSFSAQLSDADFADAPKQVVLQDQAGGILLPEADKVVSGGRGMKGPENWKLIEDLAQALGAATACSKPVSDVDWRPHHEHVGQTGITVSPNLYIACGISGAIQHLAGVNSSKVIVVINKDPEAPFFKAADYGIVGDVFDVLPKLTQAVKELG; from the coding sequence ATGTCTGTATTAGTTGTTGTTGAATGTGACGGCGGCGAGGTAAAGAAGTCTTCGCTGGAAGTAGCTTCTTACGGCAGCCAGGTAGCGCAACTGCTCGGCACGTCGGCTACGGCCGTGGCCGTAGGCGAGGCTACCGAAGCCAACCTAGCCAAGCTCGGCGAGCAGGGCATTACCAAAGTGCTTTACGATGCTGAGCCCCGCCTGAAAGATTTCGTAAACGGCGCTTACACCAAGCTCATTGCCGCCGCAGCGCAGCAGGAAGATGCCAAAGTAATTGTACTGGCTAACTCCAACATTGGCGCTGCCGTGGGCTCGCGCCTGTCGGTGCGCCTGCAGGCCAGCTTAGCTACCAACGTAGTAGAATTGCCCAAAGCCGATGGGGGTAGCTTCACGGTGAAGCGCGGTGCCTTCTCGGGTAAGGCCTTTGCCGACGTAACCCTGGCCGGCGAGCGGAAGATCATTGCCGTCAAGAAAAACTCCATTGAAGCCTTGCACGAGGCTGGCAAAACGGCCGAGGTCGTGTCCTTCTCGGCTCAACTCTCTGACGCTGACTTTGCTGATGCTCCCAAGCAGGTAGTACTGCAGGATCAGGCCGGTGGTATTCTGCTGCCCGAAGCGGATAAGGTAGTATCGGGTGGCCGCGGCATGAAGGGTCCGGAAAACTGGAAGCTGATTGAGGACCTGGCGCAAGCGCTGGGTGCCGCTACGGCCTGCTCCAAGCCGGTTTCCGACGTTGACTGGCGCCCTCACCACGAGCACGTTGGCCAGACCGGCATTACCGTTTCGCCGAACCTGTACATTGCCTGCGGCATTTCGGGTGCCATCCAGCACTTGGCCGGGGTAAACTCCTCCAAAGTAATTGTGGTCATCAACAAAGACCCGGAGGCTCCCTTCTTCAAGGCCGCTGACTACGGCATCGTCGGCGACGTGTTCGATGTGCTGCCCAAGCTGACCCAGGCTGTAAAAGAGCTGGGCTAA
- a CDS encoding M20/M25/M40 family metallo-hydrolase, translating to MRTFLFISLLFYCTHTAFGQKKAAISGSAGVAPATVERVIRVLAADDMQGRASGKPGAEKAARFLAAEFQRIGLQPLNGVKGFEQRFPTYEVRTEAALISINGTNVSPDKTLLVSGQPHLNWTDADEPAPRIMTVGADGNLMREVRALLEPRENTLVFIDPAQAPAFARLAGYLKRGGLRPDKPAPFTTLFVLGATPPAPVKFQVAATTTIRTVELRNVVGVLPGKDAARAAEQVVFSGHYDHIGILPAVQGDSIANGADDDASGTTAVVALAEYFKKKKDNARTLVFVAFAAEEIGGFGARYFSQQLDPKQVVAMFNIEMIGKEAKFGPNTAFITGFDKSDFGKLLQETAAKGGTFRFEPDPYPEQNLFYRSDNATLARLGVPAHTISTDQIPTDKRYHSVDDEVESLDLVNMTAVITAIGRSAAGIISGQQTPTRIAPESVKQ from the coding sequence ATGAGAACCTTTCTTTTTATCTCCCTTCTGTTCTATTGCACACACACTGCTTTCGGGCAGAAAAAGGCCGCCATTTCAGGCAGTGCGGGTGTGGCACCTGCTACCGTGGAGCGGGTTATCCGGGTGTTGGCGGCTGATGACATGCAAGGCCGCGCCTCTGGTAAACCTGGGGCCGAGAAAGCCGCGCGCTTTTTAGCGGCCGAATTTCAACGCATTGGCCTCCAGCCGCTAAATGGGGTGAAAGGATTTGAGCAACGCTTTCCTACTTATGAAGTGCGCACGGAAGCTGCGCTCATCAGCATCAACGGCACAAACGTCAGCCCCGATAAAACGCTGCTGGTCTCCGGCCAACCCCATTTGAACTGGACGGATGCCGACGAGCCTGCCCCCCGCATCATGACGGTAGGCGCCGATGGCAACCTCATGCGTGAGGTGCGGGCCTTGCTGGAGCCGCGTGAAAACACCCTTGTATTTATTGACCCGGCCCAGGCTCCCGCGTTTGCCCGGCTGGCTGGCTACCTGAAAAGGGGCGGGCTGCGGCCCGACAAGCCGGCGCCATTTACTACCCTGTTTGTCTTGGGCGCCACCCCACCCGCGCCGGTGAAGTTTCAGGTGGCGGCTACTACCACTATCCGGACTGTGGAACTGCGCAATGTGGTAGGCGTGCTGCCAGGTAAAGATGCCGCTCGGGCTGCGGAACAGGTAGTTTTCAGTGGGCACTACGACCACATCGGGATTCTGCCTGCCGTGCAAGGCGACTCCATTGCCAATGGCGCCGACGATGACGCCAGCGGTACCACGGCCGTCGTGGCCTTGGCTGAGTACTTCAAAAAGAAGAAGGATAACGCCCGCACCCTTGTGTTCGTGGCGTTTGCGGCCGAAGAAATCGGCGGCTTCGGGGCGCGCTACTTCTCCCAGCAGCTTGACCCCAAGCAGGTGGTGGCCATGTTCAACATTGAGATGATCGGCAAAGAAGCCAAGTTTGGACCCAACACGGCCTTCATCACCGGCTTCGATAAGTCAGACTTCGGTAAACTCCTCCAGGAAACTGCCGCCAAGGGTGGCACCTTCCGCTTCGAGCCCGACCCGTACCCAGAACAGAACCTATTCTACCGCTCTGATAACGCCACCTTGGCTCGCCTAGGTGTGCCCGCTCACACCATCAGCACCGACCAGATTCCAACCGACAAGCGCTACCATAGCGTGGATGACGAGGTAGAAAGTTTGGACCTGGTCAACATGACAGCCGTCATTACAGCCATCGGCCGCAGTGCCGCCGGTATCATCAGTGGCCAGCAAACCCCCACACGTATTGCCCCTGAATCGGTGAAACAGTAA
- a CDS encoding electron transfer flavoprotein subunit beta/FixA family protein, translating into MKFLVCISNVPDTTTKITFTPDNKEFNKAGVQFVINPWDEYALTRAIELKEAQGGGTVTVLNVGEADTEPNIRKALAIGADDAIRVNAFPKDAFFVAQQIANIAKDGGYDVILMGKESIDYNGFQVHGMVGELLGIPTVAPAMKLDMSGNTATLEREIEGGKEIVEVNTPFVASCQQPMCEPRIPNMRGIMTARTKPLKVVEPTGEGARTEVSAYALPPAKQGVKLIPAESAGELIKLLRNEAKVI; encoded by the coding sequence ATGAAGTTTCTCGTTTGCATTAGCAACGTGCCCGACACGACCACCAAAATCACGTTTACGCCTGATAATAAGGAATTTAACAAGGCAGGCGTACAATTCGTGATTAATCCTTGGGATGAGTATGCACTCACTCGCGCCATCGAATTGAAAGAAGCCCAGGGCGGCGGTACCGTAACGGTACTGAACGTGGGGGAAGCCGACACGGAGCCCAACATCCGCAAGGCCCTGGCCATCGGTGCCGATGATGCCATCCGCGTGAATGCCTTCCCCAAGGATGCCTTCTTCGTGGCCCAGCAGATTGCCAACATCGCCAAAGACGGCGGGTACGACGTGATTCTGATGGGCAAGGAAAGCATTGACTACAATGGTTTCCAGGTGCACGGCATGGTGGGCGAGCTGCTCGGCATCCCGACGGTAGCCCCCGCCATGAAGCTCGATATGAGCGGCAATACCGCTACGCTAGAGCGCGAAATTGAAGGTGGCAAGGAAATCGTGGAAGTAAACACGCCCTTCGTGGCCAGCTGCCAGCAGCCCATGTGTGAGCCCCGCATCCCGAACATGCGCGGCATCATGACGGCTCGCACCAAGCCCCTGAAAGTGGTAGAGCCTACCGGCGAGGGCGCCCGCACCGAGGTTTCCGCCTACGCGCTGCCCCCAGCTAAGCAAGGCGTGAAGCTCATTCCGGCCGAAAGCGCCGGTGAGCTGATCAAGCTGCTGCGTAACGAAGCCAAGGTTATCTAA
- a CDS encoding transporter, translating into MQKTTLLTVGALLLAGSARTLAQTTDPNLNNEESPFVRLIRPDRPGQTITTNMLYPGQFQLETSLSRYDRGSSTGYAGRTAWGNTLRVGFFNHIELRATQNYLLTPATRAINPEGSPAPFAGPAGFAPLNVGAKFLASTVQNARSQVVVLFDMNLRNGDASFPNKQFEPGARLLVSQQLGKRFGLEGNLGFRQQGFKAEGTKQGQYLTTLALNGPLTPNNHVGFFAETYATWQRQQGWRPGLTSGLYYRPIPGLRFDVTAAHGLTPAAGGFNIGAGLSARLGK; encoded by the coding sequence ATGCAAAAGACCACTCTGCTGACCGTCGGCGCGCTCCTGCTCGCCGGCTCGGCCCGCACCCTGGCCCAAACTACTGATCCGAATCTGAACAATGAAGAGTCGCCCTTTGTGCGCCTCATCCGCCCCGATCGACCGGGTCAGACCATTACCACCAACATGCTCTACCCCGGCCAGTTTCAGCTTGAAACCAGCCTTAGCCGTTACGACAGGGGTAGTAGCACGGGCTACGCGGGCCGTACGGCTTGGGGCAATACCTTGCGGGTAGGCTTTTTCAACCACATTGAGTTGCGCGCCACCCAGAACTATCTGCTGACGCCCGCTACCCGTGCCATCAACCCAGAAGGCAGCCCCGCTCCGTTTGCGGGCCCGGCCGGGTTTGCGCCGCTAAACGTGGGAGCTAAGTTTCTGGCCTCTACGGTTCAGAATGCCCGTTCACAGGTAGTAGTGCTGTTCGACATGAACCTGCGCAACGGTGACGCCAGCTTTCCGAACAAGCAGTTTGAGCCGGGCGCCCGGCTGCTCGTTTCTCAGCAGCTTGGCAAGCGGTTTGGGCTGGAGGGCAACTTAGGTTTTCGGCAGCAGGGCTTCAAAGCGGAGGGCACCAAGCAAGGCCAGTACCTGACCACGCTGGCCCTTAACGGCCCTCTTACGCCAAACAATCACGTCGGCTTTTTCGCCGAAACCTACGCTACTTGGCAACGGCAGCAGGGCTGGCGGCCGGGCCTTACTTCGGGCCTTTACTACCGGCCGATTCCCGGTCTGCGGTTTGATGTAACCGCTGCCCATGGCCTAACGCCTGCCGCCGGGGGCTTTAACATAGGAGCCGGCCTGAGCGCACGCCTGGGAAAGTGA
- a CDS encoding tetratricopeptide repeat protein has translation METTPSRLQQLLAFYQDDPADPFTIYALATEYRTTEPIRAMEYYQKLLDEHPEYVGTYYHAGKMLQQLGKPDEAEKVYRTGLTVARRAGQLHAASEIQQALNQLLGLDYEDDE, from the coding sequence ATGGAAACAACGCCCAGCCGTCTGCAGCAACTCCTGGCCTTTTATCAGGACGACCCCGCTGATCCGTTTACGATTTATGCCTTAGCCACCGAATACCGGACCACGGAGCCCATCCGGGCCATGGAGTACTACCAAAAACTGCTCGACGAGCATCCGGAGTACGTGGGAACGTACTACCACGCTGGCAAAATGCTCCAGCAGTTAGGAAAGCCGGATGAAGCCGAAAAAGTTTACCGCACGGGCCTCACCGTAGCGCGCCGAGCCGGACAATTGCACGCCGCCAGCGAAATTCAGCAGGCCCTTAACCAGCTGCTGGGCCTCGACTACGAGGACGACGAGTAA
- a CDS encoding bifunctional nuclease family protein, whose amino-acid sequence MKKIPLEILGLSSSQSQSGSFALILGEKTGNRRLPIIIGMFEAQSIAIQIEKISPNRPLTHDLFKSFAEQVHVAVLEVLISDLKEGVFYSKIVCSDGATTFELDSRPSDAIAIGLRFGVPIFTVESVLSEAGIILSDLDENADEDEDDTDDEDEDDDSGRPAPAPAEPREPSGQVSLDELTKMLAQALEREDYEKAAKIRDELNKRNG is encoded by the coding sequence TTGAAAAAGATACCGCTCGAAATTCTGGGCCTCTCCTCCAGCCAGTCGCAGTCGGGCTCGTTTGCCCTGATCCTGGGTGAAAAGACTGGCAACCGTCGCCTGCCCATTATCATTGGCATGTTCGAGGCGCAAAGTATTGCTATCCAGATAGAGAAGATCAGCCCGAACCGGCCCCTCACGCACGATCTGTTCAAATCATTTGCCGAACAAGTGCACGTGGCCGTACTGGAGGTGCTGATTTCGGACCTGAAAGAAGGGGTGTTCTATTCCAAGATTGTATGCTCCGACGGTGCTACTACCTTCGAGCTTGACTCGCGGCCTTCCGACGCCATTGCCATTGGGCTGCGCTTCGGGGTGCCAATTTTTACGGTGGAAAGCGTCCTGAGCGAAGCCGGAATTATCCTGTCGGACCTGGATGAAAATGCCGACGAGGACGAAGACGACACGGACGATGAGGATGAGGACGACGACAGCGGCCGTCCGGCCCCTGCGCCCGCCGAGCCCCGAGAGCCTAGCGGTCAGGTATCCTTGGATGAGTTGACCAAGATGCTGGCCCAGGCCCTGGAGCGGGAAGACTACGAGAAGGCCGCCAAAATCCGCGACGAACTTAACAAGCGCAACGGCTAA